GCTACGCGGATAGTGAATCGGAAGTCTGAAACCTGCAGCTGCTTTAACAAAGGATAGAAAATCATGGCAACTATAATGATGGTGATCATGATCGGGCTGCTACTCCTGGGCTTCCCGATGATGGTTCCGCTGATCACGGGTGCGGTGGTCGGTTTTGTAATGATGTTTGATGGCTTTGGCCAGATGGGTACTTTTATCCAGCAAATGATGGGAGGAATCCGGCCCGCCTCCCTCATTGCCGTACCCATGTTTATTCTTGCCGCTGACATCATGACCCGTGGACAGTCTGCGGACCGCCTGATCAATATGGTTATGGCGTTTATCGGGCATGTGAAGGGTGGCCTGGCCATCAGTACTGCAGCCTCCTGCACTCTGTTTGGTGCGGTTTCTGGCTCTACCCAGGCGACTGTCGTAGCCGTTGGCTCTCCGCTGCGGCCAAAACTGCTAAAAGCAGGTTATTCCGACTCGTTTTCACTGGCCCTGATTATCAACTCCAGTGATATCGCATTTTTGATCCCCCCCAGTATCGGCTTCATCATTTACGGGGTTATATCCGGGACATCCATTGCCGAGCTCTTCATTGCCGGTATAGGCCCCGGCATCATGATTCTGGCCATGTTTTCACTCTACTGCCTGATCTATGCTTACGTTAACAAGGTTCCTACCGAGGAAAGGGCCAACTGGAAAGAACGGGGGGTCGCTGTCCGTGACGCGCTATGGCCACTGTTCTTCCCGGTTATCATTGTGGGCGGTATCTATGGCGGCATCTTCAGTCCCACAGAGGCTGCGGCTGTCTGCGTGCTGTACGCGTTCCTCCTCGAATTCGCGGTCTTCCGCTCACTGAAGTTGCCGGACATCTATCGGATTGCCAAGTCCACCGGACTGATTACCGCCGTGGTTTTTATACTGGTAGCGGTTGGAAACGGCTTTTCGTGGATTATCTCCTTTGCACAGATTCCTCAAGCCATACTCGAATCTGTCGGTGTTAATGAAGCTGGTCCGGTCGGCGTGCTGATCGCAATCTGTGTCGCCTTCTTCATCGCCTGCATGTTTGTTGATCCGATCGTGGTGATCCTGGTGCTGACACCGATCTTTGCACCGGCGATTGAGGCGACCGGCCTGGACCCGGTACTTGTCGGGGTTTTGATTACACTTCAGGTTGCGATAGGCTCGGCTACGCCACCGTTTGGTTGCGACATATTTACCGCCATAGCCATATTCAAGCGGCCATACTGGGAAGTTATCCGCGGTACGCCACCGTTCGTCTTTATGCTCGTGGCTGCCGCAGGGTTGATCATCGCCTTCCCGCAGATTGCACTGTTCCTGCGTGACGTGGCGTTCCGCTGAAAGCTGTAGAGACCGATTTCAGGGAGAAGAATATGTTCAAAAAAATACTGGTGGCCGTTGACGGCTCAGAGTCTTCCTTTAAGGCCTTGGATAAGGCCATTGGACTTCAAAAGCTCATGGACGCCGAAATTTATCTGCTCTGTGTTTACAAACATCACAGCCTGTTTGAGGCGTCCCTATCGATCGGACGCCCTGAAGGAATGGACATTCCGGACAAGGTGCTGTCGGAGTACGCCAAAGACATCGTAGAGCATGCGAAGGTACAGGCTGCAGAACGTGGAGCCAAAGACGTCCGGGGTTTCGTAAAAGCGGGCAAACCCTCAAGAGTCATTGTTGAATTTGCCAAAGACAAAGGAGTAGATCTGATTGTGATCGGCACACAGGGCACACACAGCGGCAAGGATGGCATGTTTCTGGGGAGTGTTTCACACCGGGTAGCATCGAACGCAAAGTGCCCGGTCCTCGTGGTTTGAGATCACCAGATTGGTGAAACCGAAAACCTGAAAGAAAAAGGGGGGCTATGCCCCCCTCCTTTTTTTATGCCGCCCGGCTTCCGTATATTTCGACCCGGTTGCGCCCTTCTTCTTTGGCCAGATAGAGCGCCTTGTCTGCCAGCCCCAAGAGCTCTTCAGGCTCAGAGCCACTGTCGGGCCAGCACGCCACGCCAACAGACACCGTTAGCTGTCCAAGGTCTTCACCCTGAAAGATTACCGGCACATCACTGACGGCTTTGCAGAGGTGCTGTGCGCGGTCTTTCGCATCTGGCGTTATAGCTCCCGGCATAATGACAACGAATTCCTCTCCGCCATAACGGCACACAATATCGCTGTCCCGGAACTGCCGTTGCAGCACCATAGCCACTGATTGCAGCGCCCTGTCTCCGGCCTCGTGGCCATGGGTGTCGTTGAAGCTCTTGAAATGGTCTATGTCGATAACCAGCAGAGACAAAGGCAGTTCCCTGCGATGCGCCACCGCACATTCATGCTCGAACAGCTGATCAAAGTATCGACGGTTCTTGAGACCGGTAAGCGCATCTTCATAAGAAAACTTCTGGAGCTCTTCCCTGAGGACGATACTTGAAAGCGCAATACCAATGCGCTGGGCCGCCTGGTTCAGGGCGGCAAAAAGCCTTGCTGAACCATATTCATTTTCGACCGGAGCAAACACGCCATCGCCCTCAAGCAGAAGCACCCCTTCAGTCACGGTCCCGTCACTGGCGGACTCCAGGTTGATCCAGAAACACATGAGCCCGGCCAGTGCATCACTTGCGCCCTCCTTCGCGGGACCATGAGGGCCGGGAGGCGAAATCGTGGGTTTTGGCAGGTTTTTACCAGCTTCAAGTATGGACGGAAGCATACCGGGCTCCTTACCAAAGCCCCAGTCCGCAATACGCTCGTATACACCATCGCCTGACCGACCATAGAACACCCCGGGCAAGGGGCTGCAAAGATCCGGCATGGTTCTGCCCAGAAGGCCAAGGGCCTGTTTCAGACCCACACAGTCCTGAAGTTCGGTAATCATGTCGCCCAGAACCCGGCTTTTCTCATTTTCGAAGGTGAGCATGCGGGCCCTCGCCTGTTCCCGGCGGGCTAGTGACTCTGCGCTCGCCGTCCGCTCAGCCACCTGCTCCTCAAGAGACACATTGAGGTCGCGGAGAGCTCTCTGCGTGCTGACATAATGCCACAGGGAGATGATTACGATGGTCAGGGAAAAGATCAGTATGCCCCAGCTCACCGGCACCCGTCCCCAGGGCAAGATACCGTGAGCCACAGCCATATCGCCAATGAGAAGCGCGCAGAACACAGCATAGGCCAGAAGAAGGAATTGCTGCTCCTTCGACATGGACCAGAAACGCCGAATGACCACCGCACTGATCGTTAACAGAGAAATGAGAAACAGGCCATCAAAAGGCGGGAACGTGGACGAAAGATCCACTGCACCTACCAGAGACAGACCAATCGCAGCGACCAGATATACGGCATGCAGTTTCCAGATCAGATTAATAACCCAGGGACGATGGCTTGCCAACCATTGCGCCAGCAACAATGCCATTGCTACAGGCAACATATAGTAGGAACCGGCAGCAAGGTAATCCCATAAAAGTGGCTGGTAAGAAATCAGTAGACTGGCCTGAGTCTCAGATACCAGCATCACAGAGGAGGACAAGGTAAACAGGGCGATGCTGCCAAAGGTTTTTTTCTCTGTCTGCAGCAGGGCAAAAATCAGCGCGAGGATGGCTATGAGAGAGGAAAAGCCGGCAATAATGAGGGATTCCAGCGAGTTCTCCAAAACGTAAAGAACCAAATCCCGATGATCCATGATGGAGACTTCACCCCACAAACCGATATCGGTGTAATCCGAGAACACCCGAAAATAGACCGTCTTGTTCTCATACCCTTCGGGTAGACGAATTTCGTGCCAGGGCCAGCCCTCAAATCGCCCCCGGCCCTCCTCGTCAAACGTTCCATACTGATAGATCTTTTTGTTATCCAGGTACACCTGGACAATGATATCGACGCTGTAGATGTAAAGGACCGGATCCTGCCATTCACCCGGGGGTAGCGTAACCCGATACCAGACATGCTCATGACCATTGCGGTCGGGCGGATTGGACGGAAACCCGATATCGTGCCATTGCCCCGGCTCGTCCTTGTAGGCCCATTCAGGCACGCCGTCGGTATTAAACGGCGAATCCCCCCAACGGTACTCCCAGCCCTCGGTAACAGGCTGGGAAGCAGCATGGCCCAATTGGGGCACAATGAGAACCAGCATGAGCGCAATAATCAGGTGCCAGGGGCGAACCACATGCATGAAGATAACGAACCTGAAAGATGAGAATCGAAACCTATTATAGATGAAGGACGCGCTGCTGGTTTACCCAATCTGACCGGATAACAATATTTGATCTTTTATTTACACAAAGATCATCCTCTGACGGAGGAATGGCGGCCAAGGGCCACAAGCGCCAACAGCGCTGACCCGACCATCAACAGTAATGCCACCGCGTTCAGTACGGGCGTGGAACCTTCTCGCAAGCGGTTGAACAAGGCTACCGTCAGTGGCGTGTCACTTCCGGTCAGCATCACTGTGGTATTGAAGTTCTCAAAAGACATCAGAAACGCCATGGCAGCGGCTCCGAAAATGGATGGTAGCAACCATGGCAAGGTCACCGTGAACCAGGCAACGACAGGTGTGGCACCCAGATTCAGGGCTGCCTCTTCCAGTTGCGGGTCGAACTTGCGCAACCGGGCAGCAATAACCAGCGTGCTCAGGGTGGCGATGAACGTTACCTGCCCCATAACCACAAGGGTCATGCCGGGCCGGAACAAATCCAGCTCAATACCCCAGGCCTTCGAGATATCATTGGCCATGCCGCTGTAGAACACAAGAATGGAAACCCCCAGGATAACCCCCGGAATTACCAATGGCAGGAGCATCAGAACGTACAGGAACTCCTTGCCACGGAACTGCACCCGCTCAAACAGAACGGCATTCACGCACCCCAGCCCGACGCTCACCAGCGTCACCCACACGGCTATCTGGGCGCTGACCCAAAGTGCTGATAACAGACCATCATCATGAAAAAGGCCGGTCCGGCCAGCGGAGCCATCCGCGAAGTACCAGTCCAGAGTAAACCCCTTCCAGGGCAGGGAGGGGAACGGCGCATCGTTAAATGCAAATACCGCCGTTACAAGCAATGGCATCGCCAGATACACGAAAAAGCCCACCAGATAGGCCAGGTACAGTCCGTCAAACCAGCGGGAACGGTGCACCGAACGAATCATGGCTTCACCCCATCACCTTGCGCAGCGACTGGCCGGTGAGCTTCAGGCCCAGCCAGACAATCACCGACGACAACACCAGCAGTAACACGCCCAGGGCTGCTCCCTGCTCCCAGTTAAACCGGGTTATAAACTGGGTGAAAATCTGTTGAGTAAACCAGGCACTGTCCTTGCCTCCCATCAACACCGGTGTCAGATAGCTGCCAAGCGTGAGCATAAACACCACAATACAACCTGACACAATGCCCGGCATCGCCCAGGGCACAACCACTTCCCGGAGCACTGTGGCATGGTTGCCGCCAAGGTCATAGCCCGCTTCCACCAGGTTTTCATCCATGCCATCAAGGGTT
This Marinobacter salinus DNA region includes the following protein-coding sequences:
- a CDS encoding TRAP transporter large permease, encoding MATIMMVIMIGLLLLGFPMMVPLITGAVVGFVMMFDGFGQMGTFIQQMMGGIRPASLIAVPMFILAADIMTRGQSADRLINMVMAFIGHVKGGLAISTAASCTLFGAVSGSTQATVVAVGSPLRPKLLKAGYSDSFSLALIINSSDIAFLIPPSIGFIIYGVISGTSIAELFIAGIGPGIMILAMFSLYCLIYAYVNKVPTEERANWKERGVAVRDALWPLFFPVIIVGGIYGGIFSPTEAAAVCVLYAFLLEFAVFRSLKLPDIYRIAKSTGLITAVVFILVAVGNGFSWIISFAQIPQAILESVGVNEAGPVGVLIAICVAFFIACMFVDPIVVILVLTPIFAPAIEATGLDPVLVGVLITLQVAIGSATPPFGCDIFTAIAIFKRPYWEVIRGTPPFVFMLVAAAGLIIAFPQIALFLRDVAFR
- a CDS encoding universal stress protein — translated: MFKKILVAVDGSESSFKALDKAIGLQKLMDAEIYLLCVYKHHSLFEASLSIGRPEGMDIPDKVLSEYAKDIVEHAKVQAAERGAKDVRGFVKAGKPSRVIVEFAKDKGVDLIVIGTQGTHSGKDGMFLGSVSHRVASNAKCPVLVV
- a CDS encoding GGDEF domain-containing protein, which produces MHVVRPWHLIIALMLVLIVPQLGHAASQPVTEGWEYRWGDSPFNTDGVPEWAYKDEPGQWHDIGFPSNPPDRNGHEHVWYRVTLPPGEWQDPVLYIYSVDIIVQVYLDNKKIYQYGTFDEEGRGRFEGWPWHEIRLPEGYENKTVYFRVFSDYTDIGLWGEVSIMDHRDLVLYVLENSLESLIIAGFSSLIAILALIFALLQTEKKTFGSIALFTLSSSVMLVSETQASLLISYQPLLWDYLAAGSYYMLPVAMALLLAQWLASHRPWVINLIWKLHAVYLVAAIGLSLVGAVDLSSTFPPFDGLFLISLLTISAVVIRRFWSMSKEQQFLLLAYAVFCALLIGDMAVAHGILPWGRVPVSWGILIFSLTIVIISLWHYVSTQRALRDLNVSLEEQVAERTASAESLARREQARARMLTFENEKSRVLGDMITELQDCVGLKQALGLLGRTMPDLCSPLPGVFYGRSGDGVYERIADWGFGKEPGMLPSILEAGKNLPKPTISPPGPHGPAKEGASDALAGLMCFWINLESASDGTVTEGVLLLEGDGVFAPVENEYGSARLFAALNQAAQRIGIALSSIVLREELQKFSYEDALTGLKNRRYFDQLFEHECAVAHRRELPLSLLVIDIDHFKSFNDTHGHEAGDRALQSVAMVLQRQFRDSDIVCRYGGEEFVVIMPGAITPDAKDRAQHLCKAVSDVPVIFQGEDLGQLTVSVGVACWPDSGSEPEELLGLADKALYLAKEEGRNRVEIYGSRAA
- a CDS encoding ABC transporter permease, with the protein product MIRSVHRSRWFDGLYLAYLVGFFVYLAMPLLVTAVFAFNDAPFPSLPWKGFTLDWYFADGSAGRTGLFHDDGLLSALWVSAQIAVWVTLVSVGLGCVNAVLFERVQFRGKEFLYVLMLLPLVIPGVILGVSILVFYSGMANDISKAWGIELDLFRPGMTLVVMGQVTFIATLSTLVIAARLRKFDPQLEEAALNLGATPVVAWFTVTLPWLLPSIFGAAAMAFLMSFENFNTTVMLTGSDTPLTVALFNRLREGSTPVLNAVALLLMVGSALLALVALGRHSSVRG